In Methanococcus voltae PS, the genomic stretch GATTCAGCCTGTACAAACTTTCTTCCTACCATTGGGAAGTATTTTGAAGCTTCGTGTAATATTTCACTTGCTGGAGTGATTGGGTATCCAAAATAACAGTCACATCCTGCGTACATAGCCCCGATAATTACTGCTGTGTTTCCTTTTATTAATTGAGTAGCCATATTTTACCTCTATGCAATTAATTAAATTATAATTGTTTAAATCGTATTTTTATATATTTTAATTTAATATTTTTGACCTGATATTCTTCATTTTTAATTTAGTACTGTTTTTTACTATTTTATTGGTTTATTTTTATGGTTTATTATTTTTTACATTTAAGTGGTATGTGCACTTCAATTGCTAAAGGCTCTGGACAGGTATAGTAACAGTTAGCACAACCTGTGCAACCTTCGCCATTGTATTTTACAAAATGGTAGCCTCTTTCGTTGAACTCTTCACTCATGTATAATACGTCTTTTGGGCAAGCAATGATACATCTTTCGCATGCTTTACATTCTAATATATTTATAACAGGGTATGGATTACTCATATTTTCACTCTTTAGGTTAGTATAGTAATATTTTTTAATATTTTCATGATTTTTTAAATTCTTTAATTTAATTTATCATATTTAATCATTATAATTAATTTCAAGATATATTATAAAACCATTATATATAAATTTTAAGAAAATAAAGTTCATATTTAATGATTTTTTAAAGTTGACTCATTTTAATGAGTTAAAAATTAAAATACTAAAAATAAAATTTTTTAGTTTTATTTTAGTTATTCGTTGCATAAGTCCTTATCGTTATGTCTTATACAGTTTCTTCTTATTTTTCCACTTATTGTTTTTGGCAATTCTTCCACAAATTCAACGATTCTTGGATATTTGTATGGTGCTGTTGTATTTTTAACGTGATTCTGCAATTCTTTCATCAAATCGTCTGAAGCCAAGTAATCTTTTGCTAGAACTATTGTAGCTTTTACAACCTGCCCCCTAACTGGGTGGGGTACACCAGTTATTGCACATTCTAAAACTGCAGGGTGGGTCATTAAAGCACTTTCTACCTCAAAAGGACCTATTTTATATCCTGAACTTTTGATTATATCGTCTGTTCTACCCACGAACCATAAATAACCATCTTCATCTTTCCAAGCTGTGTCACCGGT encodes the following:
- a CDS encoding 4Fe-4S dicluster domain-containing protein gives rise to the protein MSNPYPVINILECKACERCIIACPKDVLYMSEEFNERGYHFVKYNGEGCTGCANCYYTCPEPLAIEVHIPLKCKK